The Papaver somniferum cultivar HN1 chromosome 3, ASM357369v1, whole genome shotgun sequence genome includes a region encoding these proteins:
- the LOC113361353 gene encoding ubiquitin carboxyl-terminal hydrolase 12-like: MTSSFPSSKYIWKIENFSSLKSDRHYSDVFTAFGLKWQLSIDPKGTHVTYTSNKGRITLNGTHLVIFLSCEEAAGSWYTHCNFAIIDQQDRAQTRNYDGEGECGTYGCRAMLLAELLDPKKGFVMLDTCFIKVEILSAIKIIKSITEKASPAKEEQLRPLETDPVP; the protein is encoded by the exons ATGACTTCATCATTTCCAAGTTCGAAGTACATCTGGAAGATCGAGAACTTTTCTAGCTTGAAGAGTGATAGACATTACTCTGATGTGTTCACTGCATTTGGTCTTAAGTG GCAATTGAGTATCGATCCGAAAGGAACTCACGTAACTTACACATCAAATAAAGGACGCATAACGCTGAATGGAACTCACTTAGTGATATTCCTTTCTTGTGAAGAGGCTGCTGGATCGTGGTACACTCATTGTAATTTCGCCATTATCGATCAACAAGATAGAGCGCAAACAAGAAATTATG ATGGAGAAGGCGAATGCGGTACGTATGGTTGTAGAGCGATGCTTCTGGCAGAGCTATTGGACCCCAAGAAAGGATTTGTCATGCTTGATACTTGTTTCATCAAAGTCGAAATCCTGTCCGCTATCAAAATTATAAAGTCTATTACAGAAAAG GCATCCCCTGCTAAGGAAGAACAACTCCGTCCACTGGAAACAGACCCAGTTCCGTGA